The following are encoded together in the Pedobacter sp. D749 genome:
- the pth gene encoding aminoacyl-tRNA hydrolase: MKYLIVGLGNIGPDYAHTRHNIGFDIADELVKGLGGSFDNIRLAYYAEVGFKGKKLHVIKPTTFMNLSGKAVNYWMKELKIAPENVLVIVDDLALPLGKLRLKLQGSSAGHNGLKSIEEVCGGQNYARLRFGIGNDYPKGRQVDFVLGLFDKNEQLELPALIDKSVELIKSFVTIGPAHTMTAFNK; encoded by the coding sequence ATGAAATATCTTATAGTTGGCTTAGGGAATATCGGACCGGATTATGCGCACACCAGGCATAATATTGGTTTTGATATTGCTGATGAACTGGTTAAAGGTTTAGGTGGTAGTTTCGATAATATCCGTTTGGCATATTATGCTGAAGTGGGCTTTAAAGGTAAAAAACTGCATGTAATTAAGCCTACTACTTTTATGAACCTGAGCGGTAAGGCCGTTAACTATTGGATGAAGGAGCTGAAAATAGCACCAGAAAATGTACTCGTTATTGTTGATGACCTTGCATTGCCTCTGGGAAAGCTAAGATTAAAACTGCAAGGCTCAAGCGCTGGCCACAATGGCTTAAAAAGTATCGAAGAAGTTTGTGGTGGGCAAAACTACGCACGCCTTCGTTTTGGCATTGGTAACGATTATCCGAAAGGCAGGCAGGTAGATTTCGTTTTAGGTTTATTTGATAAGAATGAACAATTGGAACTCCCTGCGTTGATTGATAAAAGTGTAGAATTGATTAAAAGCTTTGTTACTATTGGGCCAGCCCATACTATGACGGCTTTTAATAAATAG
- a CDS encoding tetratricopeptide repeat protein has protein sequence MSTTDNQTIQPTKKGSFLQENNKSLLFIAGAVVLLVLIYLWYQGVYLKGRAEEAASKMYKAEQSVGVDSLSNRAVKGEGGYPGLEQIAKEYDNTKSANLANLYLGGIYLRKGEYKQAIESLNKYSATGSPVADPLALGLLGDAYSELKDYKQASTYYKKAADKASKFTSPMFLKKLGLVNENLKDFKGAVDAYTKVKTQYPESAEAQLIDAYIARAQEQVK, from the coding sequence ATGTCTACAACAGATAACCAGACAATTCAACCAACTAAAAAAGGTTCATTTTTACAAGAGAATAATAAAAGCTTACTGTTTATTGCAGGCGCTGTAGTTTTATTAGTTTTAATATATCTTTGGTATCAAGGCGTGTATTTAAAAGGTCGTGCTGAAGAAGCCGCTAGCAAAATGTACAAAGCAGAACAATCTGTTGGAGTAGATTCGCTATCGAACAGAGCTGTTAAAGGCGAAGGTGGTTACCCAGGCTTAGAACAGATTGCTAAAGAGTACGATAATACTAAATCTGCAAACTTAGCTAATCTTTATTTGGGTGGTATTTACTTACGTAAGGGCGAATATAAACAAGCTATAGAATCATTAAACAAATATAGTGCTACTGGTAGCCCAGTTGCAGATCCATTGGCTTTAGGTTTATTAGGTGATGCCTATAGCGAGTTGAAAGACTACAAACAAGCTTCTACGTATTATAAAAAAGCAGCTGATAAAGCTAGTAAATTTACTTCACCAATGTTTTTAAAGAAATTAGGTTTAGTGAATGAAAACCTGAAAGATTTTAAAGGTGCAGTTGATGCTTACACTAAAGTTAAAACTCAATATCCTGAGAGCGCAGAAGCACAGTTAATTGATGCTTACATTGCAAGGGCTCAAGAACAAGTTAAATAA
- a CDS encoding DNA replication/repair protein RecF, with protein sequence MWLKNITLLNFKNYTDADLRFSETVNVFTGNNGSGKTNMLDAIHYLCLCKSYFNPIDSQQIKTGEEVFMIQGDFDRSEKNEKISCGVKRNQKKQFKRNKKEYEKLADHIGLFPVVMVSPYDVNLIMEGSEERRKFIDNVISQTDAHYLDQLITYNRILLNRNALLKQIAITRKYDPTLLEILDEQLVIAGNKIFAIRKAFMDEFIPLFNQYYTYLTENKEIVELNYQSQLNDAAFEELLKKSVEKDRVLERTTTGIHKDEMAFIISGMPLKKFGSQGQQKSFLIALKLAQYAYLAKNKGFKPLLLLDDIFDKLDDNRVQKLMQMVSHHDFGQIFITDTGRERVKSIFEKIEVDVTLFEVDNGTIQNA encoded by the coding sequence ATGTGGTTAAAAAATATTACCCTTCTAAATTTTAAGAACTATACCGATGCAGATCTCCGTTTCTCGGAAACTGTAAACGTTTTTACGGGTAACAATGGCTCTGGAAAGACGAATATGCTCGATGCGATTCACTACCTCTGCCTTTGTAAAAGTTACTTTAACCCCATTGATAGCCAGCAGATCAAAACCGGTGAAGAGGTTTTTATGATCCAGGGCGATTTTGACCGCAGTGAAAAAAACGAAAAAATTTCCTGCGGTGTAAAACGCAATCAGAAAAAGCAATTCAAACGCAATAAAAAAGAATACGAGAAATTGGCCGATCATATAGGTCTTTTTCCGGTTGTAATGGTTTCTCCCTATGATGTGAACCTCATTATGGAAGGTAGTGAAGAGCGAAGAAAGTTTATCGATAATGTGATTTCGCAGACTGATGCACATTACCTGGATCAGTTGATTACCTATAACCGCATTTTGTTAAACCGGAATGCTTTGCTAAAGCAGATCGCCATTACCAGAAAGTATGATCCTACGCTGCTCGAAATTTTGGATGAACAATTGGTTATAGCCGGCAACAAGATATTCGCCATCCGAAAAGCTTTTATGGATGAGTTTATTCCATTGTTTAACCAATATTATACCTACCTTACCGAAAATAAGGAAATTGTTGAGTTGAATTATCAATCGCAATTGAACGATGCGGCTTTTGAAGAGCTATTGAAAAAATCAGTAGAAAAAGACCGTGTGCTCGAGCGGACCACAACTGGGATTCATAAAGATGAGATGGCTTTTATCATCAGCGGAATGCCTTTAAAAAAGTTTGGATCACAAGGACAGCAAAAGTCTTTTTTAATTGCCTTAAAACTTGCACAATACGCTTATCTCGCTAAAAACAAAGGATTTAAGCCATTGCTTTTATTGGACGATATTTTTGACAAGTTAGATGATAATCGTGTTCAAAAATTAATGCAAATGGTTTCTCACCACGATTTTGGGCAGATATTTATTACAGATACAGGAAGAGAAAGAGTAAAATCAATTTTTGAAAAAATAGAAGTTGATGTAACTTTGTTCGAAGTAGATAACGGAACGATACAAAATGCGTAA
- a CDS encoding DUF721 domain-containing protein, whose amino-acid sequence MRKPNDVTVKDAISKMLDVYRLRRKFDETSVLSIWPEIMGTAIANRTKQIYIHDKKLFLRIESSVIKNELVMVRQGIIQKLNEHAGSEVITEMVFL is encoded by the coding sequence ATGCGTAAACCCAATGATGTTACCGTAAAAGATGCCATCAGCAAAATGCTGGATGTGTATCGTTTGCGCCGTAAGTTTGATGAAACTTCAGTCTTGTCTATCTGGCCGGAGATTATGGGCACTGCAATTGCCAACCGTACCAAACAGATTTATATTCATGATAAAAAATTATTTCTGAGGATAGAATCTTCTGTCATCAAAAATGAATTGGTTATGGTGCGACAAGGAATAATCCAGAAATTAAATGAGCACGCAGGCAGTGAGGTCATTACCGAAATGGTGTTTTTGTAA
- a CDS encoding FKBP-type peptidyl-prolyl cis-trans isomerase gives MKRILLAVCLSGIAVASYAQTKTAAKKTVAKKPTTTSKKSVPNIGLKSTLDSTSYAFGTSIGAGLKTTGLSTLNYEVLLKGLKDAFTGGKVILTQQQAQQCINEALAKASSVKNKAEEAANKIKYAPIMKEGQDFLDQNKKRAGVQTTASGLQYEVLTAGTGVKPLATDSVLVHYKGTLLNGKQFDSSYDRGEPISFPLNRVIPGWTEGVQLMPAGSKYKFFIPYNLAYGERGAGADIPPYSTLIFEVELLKVNGK, from the coding sequence ATGAAACGAATTTTATTAGCGGTATGCTTGTCTGGTATCGCTGTTGCATCTTATGCACAAACCAAAACAGCAGCAAAAAAAACAGTTGCAAAAAAACCGACTACAACCAGTAAAAAATCAGTTCCTAACATCGGTTTAAAATCTACTTTAGATTCGACCAGTTATGCTTTTGGTACTTCAATCGGTGCCGGTTTAAAAACAACCGGCCTTTCAACCTTAAATTACGAAGTATTGTTAAAAGGACTGAAAGATGCATTTACCGGTGGAAAAGTTATTTTAACCCAACAACAAGCCCAACAATGCATAAATGAAGCATTAGCAAAGGCATCATCAGTAAAAAACAAAGCTGAAGAAGCAGCAAATAAAATTAAATACGCACCAATTATGAAAGAAGGACAAGATTTCTTAGACCAGAACAAAAAACGCGCAGGTGTACAAACCACTGCAAGTGGCCTACAATACGAAGTTTTAACGGCAGGTACTGGCGTTAAACCACTGGCAACGGACTCGGTACTGGTACACTACAAAGGAACATTATTAAACGGAAAACAATTTGACAGCTCTTACGACAGAGGTGAGCCGATTTCTTTTCCACTAAACCGTGTAATTCCAGGCTGGACAGAAGGTGTGCAATTAATGCCAGCAGGTTCAAAATATAAATTCTTTATCCCTTACAACCTGGCTTATGGCGAACGCGGTGCAGGAGCAGACATTCCGCCTTATAGCACTTTGATTTTCGAAGTTGAGCTGTTGAAGGTTAACGGAAAATAA
- a CDS encoding nucleoside-diphosphate kinase has protein sequence MSTNRTFTMIKPDAVANGHIGSIINDITNAGFKIIALKYTKLTDETAGQFYAVHAERPFYKDLVSFMSSGPIVAAILEKDNAIEDFRKLIGATNPAEAAEGTIRQKYAKSIDANAVHGSDSDENAEIEGNFFFKADERF, from the coding sequence ATGAGCACTAACAGAACTTTTACCATGATCAAGCCTGATGCAGTAGCAAACGGCCATATCGGATCAATCATTAACGACATTACTAATGCTGGTTTCAAAATCATTGCATTAAAATATACTAAACTTACAGATGAAACTGCTGGTCAGTTCTATGCTGTTCACGCTGAGCGTCCTTTTTACAAAGATTTAGTAAGCTTTATGTCTTCAGGACCTATTGTTGCTGCTATTTTAGAAAAAGACAATGCGATTGAAGATTTCAGAAAATTGATTGGTGCTACTAACCCGGCTGAAGCTGCAGAAGGTACAATCCGCCAGAAATACGCAAAATCGATCGATGCAAATGCAGTTCACGGTTCAGATTCTGATGAAAATGCAGAAATTGAAGGTAATTTCTTCTTCAAAGCAGACGAACGTTTCTAG
- a CDS encoding bifunctional oligoribonuclease/PAP phosphatase NrnA, translated as MLTLTELKTLLATPQRIVITTHHKPDGDAMGSSLGLYGYLIQKGHHVKVITPTDYPTFLHWMPNNSDVIIFTEAQEKAAQLVDEASLIFCLDFNTLSRINELGELVRAAGAKKIMIDHHLEPEDFDDYRHWDINACAAAQLVYDFIVNQLQDGESINKDVASCLYTGIMTDSGSFRFSSATSEVYRIAANLIDLGADQSKIHELVYDNSSENRLRFLGYCLSNKLEVLRDYNTAIISVTKEELAQYNSITGDTEGVVNYALSINGIRLAALIIERTDKVKLSVRSTGDFPANEICKKYFNGGGHRNAAGGASEKPLADVVNEFKSILAEYKEQLIA; from the coding sequence ATGCTTACATTAACTGAATTAAAAACATTATTGGCTACGCCACAACGAATTGTGATCACTACGCATCACAAACCCGATGGCGATGCAATGGGATCATCTCTGGGTTTATATGGATATTTAATTCAAAAAGGCCACCATGTTAAGGTAATCACCCCAACCGATTACCCTACTTTTTTGCATTGGATGCCTAACAATAGCGACGTAATTATTTTTACAGAAGCGCAGGAAAAGGCAGCACAATTGGTTGATGAAGCCTCGCTCATATTTTGCCTTGATTTTAATACCCTAAGCCGCATAAATGAATTAGGCGAACTGGTTAGGGCTGCAGGTGCTAAAAAGATCATGATCGATCATCACCTCGAACCAGAAGATTTTGACGATTACCGCCATTGGGATATCAATGCCTGTGCTGCTGCGCAATTGGTTTACGATTTTATTGTAAATCAGTTACAGGATGGCGAGTCGATCAATAAAGATGTAGCTTCTTGCCTTTATACGGGGATAATGACCGATTCGGGATCTTTCCGTTTCTCATCAGCAACCTCGGAAGTATACCGTATTGCCGCAAATTTGATCGATTTAGGGGCCGACCAATCGAAAATCCACGAATTGGTATACGATAACTCGAGCGAAAACCGACTCCGCTTTTTAGGCTATTGCCTATCTAATAAACTGGAAGTTTTAAGAGACTATAATACAGCCATCATTTCGGTTACCAAAGAAGAATTGGCGCAGTACAACAGCATTACCGGCGATACAGAAGGAGTGGTAAATTATGCCCTTTCCATCAACGGTATCCGTTTAGCCGCGCTAATTATAGAACGTACCGATAAAGTGAAATTATCTGTCAGGTCTACAGGCGATTTTCCGGCTAACGAAATCTGTAAGAAATATTTTAATGGTGGTGGACACAGAAATGCGGCTGGCGGTGCATCAGAAAAACCTTTAGCTGATGTAGTAAACGAATTTAAATCGATATTAGCAGAATATAAAGAACAATTGATAGCTTAG
- a CDS encoding FKBP-type peptidyl-prolyl cis-trans isomerase: MKKGIIILAAATLGLAACKQEKKGAGGLLYTIHHSAGNEKIKEGDIVKMNFIQKNDKDSVLSSTFDSETPAVFPAQKKMYAGDMNDVLTLFGEGDSATFKVNLDTMAFHSKQPKPEQFKNDKYITFTVKIEKVFKKKAGEADSTFNKRAQEFFQADYKATSEKKKAAEPAKLKAYLDDTKLATKTTASGLHYIIENAGSAEKPALGDTVLIEYTGRVTKKGKDGKYKIFDTSDEKLAKAENEFKAGKPYGPQKMPVGGTIPGFTEALQLIGKGGKIKVIIPSNLGYGEQGAPQVGIMPFSPIAFDLEIKDIIKGKPGAAAPMQMPAPVVKK, encoded by the coding sequence ATGAAAAAGGGAATTATTATTCTAGCAGCAGCCACTTTAGGTTTAGCAGCATGTAAACAAGAGAAAAAGGGAGCTGGTGGCTTACTATATACCATTCACCACTCGGCAGGTAACGAGAAAATCAAAGAAGGCGATATCGTTAAAATGAATTTTATTCAGAAAAACGATAAAGATTCAGTTTTATCAAGCACTTTCGACAGCGAAACGCCTGCAGTATTTCCTGCTCAGAAAAAAATGTATGCTGGTGATATGAACGATGTTTTAACATTGTTTGGAGAAGGCGATAGCGCTACTTTTAAGGTAAATTTAGATACTATGGCATTTCATAGTAAACAACCTAAACCAGAGCAGTTCAAAAATGATAAATACATCACTTTCACGGTAAAAATCGAGAAAGTATTCAAGAAAAAAGCTGGTGAAGCTGACTCTACTTTTAACAAAAGAGCTCAGGAGTTTTTCCAGGCTGATTATAAAGCTACTTCAGAAAAAAAGAAAGCCGCTGAACCTGCTAAGTTAAAAGCTTATTTAGATGATACTAAACTGGCAACTAAAACTACTGCAAGTGGTTTACACTACATTATCGAAAACGCAGGAAGTGCAGAAAAACCAGCTTTAGGCGATACCGTACTAATTGAGTATACTGGTAGAGTAACTAAAAAAGGTAAAGATGGTAAGTACAAAATCTTCGATACAAGTGATGAGAAACTAGCTAAAGCAGAAAACGAATTTAAGGCAGGTAAACCTTACGGTCCTCAGAAAATGCCTGTTGGCGGAACAATCCCAGGATTTACTGAAGCTTTACAGTTAATTGGAAAAGGTGGTAAAATTAAAGTAATTATTCCTTCTAACTTAGGTTACGGCGAGCAAGGTGCACCACAAGTTGGTATTATGCCTTTCAGCCCAATTGCTTTCGATTTAGAAATTAAAGATATTATCAAAGGAAAACCAGGTGCAGCAGCTCCAATGCAAATGCCTGCTCCGGTAGTTAAAAAATAA
- a CDS encoding FKBP-type peptidyl-prolyl cis-trans isomerase: MKKGIIILLAAALGLAACNKFEKGEGDMTYKIYKSEGKPKIQDGDYVKLNGVQTVETNTNPDSVMVNTYDNERPAFFAISKSMFKGDLASGLKLLGEGDSAVFKLNLDSMEKYSGQPKPKGLKSNIASFTIKIEKVLHKGKDADSVFEAKKRLFFEAEYKALNEKNKTVEPAKIAKYVEENNLKVTTAPSGLQYVIFAPGNSERATLTDTVLMDYTGQFTNKKSNGKLNVFDTSDAKIAKEAGIFSESVQYVPRSLPLGQLPQGVIQGIQLIGVGGKIKMILPSKLGFGENGGGPINPFTPLVFDVELKGIIKPGAGLPLAK; the protein is encoded by the coding sequence ATGAAAAAAGGAATAATTATTCTCTTGGCAGCAGCATTAGGACTAGCTGCCTGTAACAAATTCGAAAAGGGTGAAGGAGATATGACTTACAAGATCTATAAAAGTGAAGGTAAGCCAAAAATTCAGGATGGCGATTATGTAAAATTAAACGGAGTTCAAACGGTAGAAACCAATACCAATCCCGATTCGGTAATGGTAAATACCTACGACAATGAACGTCCTGCTTTCTTTGCCATTAGCAAATCGATGTTCAAAGGCGATTTAGCCTCTGGATTGAAATTACTTGGTGAAGGAGATAGCGCCGTTTTTAAATTGAACCTCGATTCGATGGAGAAATATTCAGGTCAGCCAAAACCAAAAGGACTAAAATCGAATATTGCGTCATTTACCATTAAAATTGAGAAGGTTTTACACAAAGGAAAAGATGCTGATTCTGTTTTTGAGGCAAAGAAAAGACTTTTTTTTGAGGCTGAATACAAAGCGCTAAACGAGAAAAATAAAACAGTAGAACCTGCTAAAATAGCTAAATACGTTGAAGAGAATAATCTGAAAGTAACTACTGCGCCATCCGGACTACAGTATGTAATTTTTGCACCCGGCAATTCAGAAAGAGCAACTTTAACGGATACGGTATTAATGGACTATACGGGTCAGTTTACCAATAAAAAATCAAACGGAAAATTAAATGTTTTTGATACTTCGGATGCTAAAATTGCAAAAGAGGCTGGAATTTTTTCTGAAAGTGTACAATATGTGCCGCGTAGTTTGCCTTTAGGGCAATTACCACAAGGTGTTATCCAGGGAATTCAGCTGATCGGTGTTGGCGGTAAGATTAAAATGATTTTGCCATCAAAACTAGGTTTCGGAGAAAACGGAGGTGGACCAATTAATCCGTTTACGCCATTGGTTTTTGATGTAGAGCTGAAAGGTATTATTAAACCAGGTGCAGGTTTGCCATTGGCTAAATAA
- a CDS encoding CYTH domain-containing protein, which yields MGKEIERKFLIDQQKWDNLNKPEGKLFRQGYLLADKAKTIRVRATETKGFLTIKGQTIGATRLEYEYEIPVTEATELLDNFAVSELSKTRYEIKFNGKLWEVDVFSGDNEGLIVAEIELESEEETFDLPDWASTEVTEEAKYYNSNLTVKPFKDWV from the coding sequence ATGGGAAAAGAAATAGAACGCAAATTTTTAATCGATCAGCAAAAGTGGGATAACCTGAATAAACCGGAAGGAAAACTTTTTAGACAGGGTTATTTACTTGCCGATAAAGCTAAAACGATACGGGTAAGGGCAACAGAAACTAAAGGTTTTTTAACCATAAAAGGCCAAACCATTGGCGCGACACGGTTAGAATATGAATATGAAATTCCGGTAACTGAAGCAACAGAATTATTAGACAATTTTGCTGTTTCTGAACTTTCTAAGACACGTTATGAAATTAAATTTAACGGTAAGCTTTGGGAAGTGGATGTATTTTCTGGTGACAATGAAGGCCTTATTGTTGCCGAAATTGAACTGGAAAGTGAAGAAGAAACTTTCGATCTACCGGATTGGGCAAGCACTGAAGTTACCGAAGAGGCAAAATATTACAATTCTAACCTCACGGTTAAACCTTTTAAAGATTGGGTTTAA
- a CDS encoding beta-N-acetylhexosaminidase, protein MKKLVLIISCCFFAANTFAQSIVTETEIGEAESEVAKTPIAIIPEPVSLMKKAGTFTLPENVIIQAVKSAELKQPITYLSDRITTATGKFVSTVSNSTHPTIKLILNTQEDAQLGKEGYKLNVNPTQVVITANQPAGIFYGVQSLLQLFPAEIESKELVKDVKWKAPCVDVVDYPKLGWRGLMFDVARHFFTKQEVKQFIDDMVRYKFNLLHLHLADDEGWRIEIKGLPKLTEVGAWSVKKTGTFGDFTPPTPDEPRTYGGFYTQEDIKELVQYAQERFVNILPEIDVPGHSLAIIASYPELSCTPDAVNYKVRSGEKIMDWSRGAPPTALVDNTLCPANEKVYVFLDSVLTQVAKLFPFDYIHMGGDEAPHNFWEKNDQVKALMLREGLKTIPQVQAYFEKRVEQIVISKGKKFMGWDEILEGGVSPTAAVMSWRGMKYGIQAANEKHNVVMSPTDFAYLDYMQADAITEPKVYASLRLNKAYQFNPVPAGVNAQYVIGAQANLWTEQIFTFRQVEYMVYPRAFAIAESIWSPIEKKNWTNFVDRTQQHFKRLDFAEIKYSPAIYDPIFTVKRSADKQLMIELTPEIDGLDIYYSFDNSTPDRFYPKYTAALQVPKDASMLRVITYRGKQPIGRLISMPVADLQKRAR, encoded by the coding sequence ATGAAAAAATTAGTCCTGATCATCTCCTGCTGTTTTTTTGCAGCCAATACTTTCGCCCAATCTATCGTTACAGAAACTGAAATCGGTGAGGCCGAAAGCGAAGTTGCAAAAACACCAATTGCCATTATACCTGAGCCTGTATCTTTAATGAAAAAGGCAGGTACCTTTACTTTGCCTGAAAATGTAATTATACAAGCGGTTAAAAGCGCAGAGTTAAAACAACCAATTACTTATCTTTCTGACCGGATAACCACAGCCACAGGTAAATTTGTAAGCACCGTAAGCAATTCGACCCATCCTACGATCAAACTGATTTTAAATACGCAAGAGGATGCTCAACTCGGTAAAGAAGGTTATAAACTAAATGTTAACCCTACCCAGGTTGTCATCACAGCAAACCAGCCAGCTGGGATTTTTTATGGTGTTCAATCCTTGCTTCAGCTTTTCCCTGCCGAAATAGAAAGCAAAGAACTGGTGAAAGATGTTAAATGGAAAGCTCCTTGTGTTGATGTGGTAGATTATCCAAAATTGGGCTGGAGAGGTTTAATGTTCGATGTGGCCCGTCACTTTTTCACTAAACAGGAAGTAAAACAGTTTATAGACGACATGGTTCGTTATAAATTTAACTTACTGCATTTGCATTTAGCAGACGATGAAGGCTGGAGAATCGAAATTAAAGGTTTGCCCAAATTAACTGAAGTTGGTGCCTGGAGTGTTAAAAAAACCGGTACATTCGGCGATTTCACCCCACCAACTCCAGATGAACCCCGCACTTATGGCGGCTTTTACACACAGGAAGATATTAAAGAACTCGTTCAGTATGCACAGGAACGCTTTGTAAATATATTACCAGAAATTGACGTTCCAGGGCATAGCTTGGCCATTATCGCTTCTTATCCCGAATTATCATGTACGCCAGATGCGGTCAATTATAAAGTGCGCTCGGGTGAAAAAATTATGGATTGGAGCCGTGGTGCACCGCCAACAGCTTTGGTTGATAATACGCTTTGTCCGGCAAACGAGAAAGTGTATGTATTTTTAGATTCGGTACTTACACAGGTAGCTAAACTTTTCCCCTTCGATTACATTCACATGGGTGGCGATGAAGCCCCTCATAATTTTTGGGAAAAGAATGATCAGGTTAAAGCTTTAATGCTTCGCGAAGGCTTAAAAACCATTCCGCAAGTTCAGGCCTATTTTGAAAAACGTGTAGAACAGATCGTGATTTCGAAAGGTAAAAAATTTATGGGCTGGGATGAAATTCTTGAAGGAGGCGTATCACCAACAGCGGCAGTGATGAGCTGGAGGGGAATGAAATATGGCATCCAGGCCGCTAACGAAAAACACAATGTAGTGATGAGCCCGACCGATTTCGCTTATTTAGATTACATGCAGGCTGATGCCATTACTGAGCCAAAGGTGTATGCATCGTTAAGATTAAATAAAGCTTACCAATTTAACCCTGTTCCGGCAGGCGTAAATGCACAGTATGTGATTGGTGCACAGGCCAACCTCTGGACGGAACAGATTTTCACTTTCCGCCAGGTTGAATACATGGTTTATCCACGTGCTTTTGCTATTGCAGAATCAATATGGAGCCCGATTGAAAAGAAAAACTGGACAAACTTTGTTGATCGTACGCAACAGCATTTCAAACGTTTAGATTTTGCTGAGATTAAATACTCTCCTGCTATTTACGATCCGATTTTTACGGTAAAACGCAGTGCAGATAAACAGTTAATGATCGAATTAACTCCAGAAATAGATGGTTTGGACATCTACTATAGCTTTGACAACTCTACTCCAGACCGTTTTTACCCCAAATATACAGCAGCATTACAGGTACCAAAAGATGCCAGTATGTTGCGCGTAATTACCTATCGCGGTAAACAGCCTATCGGAAGATTGATTAGTATGCCCGTTGCAGATTTACAGAAAAGAGCACGTTAA
- a CDS encoding STAS/SEC14 domain-containing protein, with product MGNDRDNNLIEGEIPDYLLTDTGILISYNKSILRTVENISANVALVKKITGNKKVPLLIYLKNPPVPDKETRKFSTEQLPQIYTAMAMVSKPGLSQLIMKIMFKFQNPPIPIKSFTDDQKARAWLTQFL from the coding sequence ATGGGTAATGATAGAGATAACAACCTTATCGAAGGCGAGATTCCCGATTATTTATTAACAGATACCGGAATACTGATTTCGTACAACAAAAGCATTTTACGTACTGTAGAAAATATTTCGGCCAATGTTGCGCTGGTGAAGAAAATTACGGGGAATAAGAAAGTTCCACTGTTAATTTATTTGAAAAATCCTCCTGTTCCGGACAAAGAAACACGAAAATTTTCAACAGAGCAGTTACCTCAAATTTATACTGCTATGGCAATGGTTTCGAAACCTGGTTTATCACAATTGATTATGAAGATCATGTTTAAGTTTCAAAACCCGCCTATCCCAATAAAATCATTTACGGATGATCAGAAAGCCAGAGCATGGCTAACGCAGTTTTTGTAA